In the Mesorhizobium sp. M1D.F.Ca.ET.043.01.1.1 genome, CCGGCCTTCAAACCAGTCGAAACCGAAACAGAGGAGAGGCCGGAATGAGCACCGAAACGAAGGACGGTTGGGTCGGCGTGGTGAAGGGCCGTCCGCAGGTCGGCGCCTTTGCCGAGCGCACGCGCCGCACGAGGATGAGCGACATCGAAGCCTTCACCGAGATCACCGGCGACCGCAATCCGCTGCACTATGACCGGGCGCTGGCCGAGAAATCGGTGTTCGGCAAGCTGATCGTCCAGGGCGGCGTCACTTCTGGTATTCTCAACGCGCTGGTCGCGGAGGATCTGCCGGGACCGGGAACCGTGTTTCTCGAAGTCGCCTGGAAGTTCCTCAAGGCGGTCGGCGTTGACGAGGAGATCACCGGACGCGTGGAGGTCAAGGAAGTGCGCCCCGACAAGCCGATCTGCAAGATCGAGACGAGCGTGCGCAACGGCCAGGGCGAGCTTTGTCTCACCGGCACCGCGACGGTCTTCACCGTGCCGCTGCAAGGCGCATGACAGCGGTGAGCGGCAACCCGCTTGGCATGGCCGCCGACGGCGGTCGCTGGCGCGTGCTGTCGCTGCTTTGCCTGGCGGTCGTGCTGTCGCTGACCACCTGGTTTTCGGCGACCGCCATCCTGCCTGAACTCACGCAGGAGCTGGCGCTCGGCGCCGGCGAGGAAGCCTGGCTGACCAACGGCGTTCAGGTCGGCTTCGTGATCGGCGCGCTGGCGGCGAGCCTGGTCAATCTTCCCGACCTGGTGCGGCTCAGCCGCCTCATGGCGGCCGCGGCGCTCGCCGCCGCGCTCGCCAACGCAAGCCTGCTGCTTCATCCCGGACCGGGTGGCGTGATTGCCGCACGTATCATCACCGGCATGGCGCTGGCCGGTGTCTATCCGCCGGCGCTGAAGCTCGTCGCCACCTGGTTCACGCGCGACAGGGGGCTGGCGCTCGGCGCGGTTATCGGAGCGCTGACCATCGGCTCGGCGCTGCCACATCTCTTCCGCGCCGTTTCGACGTCGTTCGACTGGCGGCCGGTGGTTGCCGCCGCCAGCCTGGCGACGGCCATCGGTGCGCTGCTGTTTCTTTTGTTCGCAAGGGAAGGGCCCTATCCCTTCGGCAAGGCGGTGTTCGAACCGTCGCGCATCGGTCAGGTGTTTCGCGAGCGGCCGCTGCTTCTCGCCAATCTCGGCTATCTCGGCCACATGTGGGAGCTTTACGCCATGTGGGCCTGGCTGCTTGCCTATACGCGCGCGGCCTTCGAGGCGCAGGCGATCGGATCGGTCGCAGCCGCCTCGCTTTCGACCTTCTTCGTCGTGGCGTCCGGCATCCTTGGCTGCCTGTTGGGCGGCTATCTGTCGGACCGCATAGGCCGCACCGCGACCACCGCCGGCATGATGATCGTCTCGGGAAGCTGCGCGCTGCTGATGGGCTTCCTGTTTGCCGGTCCGCTCTGGCTCTTCATGCTGGTCGCCGTCGTCTGGGGCATTTCGGTGATCGGCGATTCGGCGCAATTCTCCGCCGCCGTCACGGAACTCGGCGACCGCCGCTTCGTCGGCACCGCGCTGTCGGTGCAGCTTGGGCTGGGTTTCGCGCTGACCGTGCTCGCGATCTGGCTGACGCCGCGCTTTGCCGACTTCATCGGCGGCTGGCGCTGGGCCTTTCTGCTGCTGGTTCCAGGTCCGCTTATGGGGGCCGCCGCCATGCTATGGTTGCGAAACTTGCCGGAGAGCGTGAAAATGGCGGGCGGACTCCGTTAGGGAGGCGCTGCCGCTTTTTTCAGTCGCGGCAAATGATTTTGCGGCGGTTGAAGACCGAATGGAACAGATGACCAGAATGCGCGGGCGTCCTCGTTACGACCAGGAAGATGCCGCCGCTGCCGAGGCGTTCCGCTCGATCGGCTCCAAGGTCCAGCTCAACCGCGACGAGGCCGCACCGCTTTGGGTCCAGTTGCGCAACCAGGTGGAGGAGGCGATCAACACCGGGCTGCTGGCGGCCAATTCGCGCATTCCGTCGGAGCAGGCGCTTTGCGATTTCTTCGGCGTTTCGCGCCCCGTCGTGCGCGCCGCGATCGGCTCGCTGTCCAACGAAGGCCGCATCATCAAGATGCCGCGCAAGGGCATGTTCGTCGCCGCGCCCCGCGAGCATGTCGACTTCATGACCGCCAATCTCGGCGTGTTCGACGACTTGACCGCCAAGGGCCACAAGGTCTCGACGCGCACAATCGAGGTCTACCGCTGCCCGCCAAGCGCAAAGGAATCCAGCGTCTTCGGCATTCCCGCCAACGGCAGCGTGGTCAGGATCAGCCGCGTCTACATGACCGACGGCACGCCGATCACCATGACGCGCATCAGCCTGCCGGGGCATCGGGTGCCGGGTCTCGAAAACATCCTGTCGGAAAACCAGTCGATCTTCGGCACCATCCGCGCGGTCTTCGGCCTGACGGTGAAGCGCGCCGACCGCTGGCTGCGCGCGGCGCTGCCGACCAAGGAGGAGGCCGAGCAGATGGGCGTCGCCGCCAACACCCCGCTGATCGAGATCGAGTCGATCGCCTACGACGCGGACGGCGCCGCTCTAGAATATTACGAGGCCTTCTACAACTCCTCCGTCGCCCGCATTCATATGGCGGTCGAGCAGCCGTCGGCGACGGTGAACGGCGTCGATCGCACCTGATCCCAAGCGTCCGCCAAAAAATCTGTTTTCTGGTTATAACCAGATTGACGAGCCCAGGAAGCTTCTGTAACCTCCTCGTGCATGGGGTCAGGAGGAGCCTGACCCGGAGGCATTTATCAGGACCAGTCGGGACTGCGACGCCGCTGCGGCGGCGAGGTCGGAGTTTTGCCCGCGCTCCAGCTCGGTTCCTGATGGAGGACGTGCATGGATTACGGGTCGCAATTCGATCTGGCAGGCGAGGTTGCCGTCGTCACCGGCGGCGCCAACGGGATCGGCTTCGAGGCCGCCAGAGCGCTCGGCAATTGCGGCGCGCGCGTCTCCTGCTCGACATGAACGCGGATGGGCTGAAGGCAGCCGCCCAGGCGCTGAAGGCGGCCGGCGTCGCAAGCGTCGACGGCCGTGTCCTCGACGTGACCGATCCGAGCGCGCTGAACCGCCACAAGGCGAGGCCGATCGGATCGTGCCCAGCCTGACATTGACCGGCACGCGGCGAAGATCGCTCTTGGTGCGATCCAACTTACTGATTTTGTTGAGTGGTAGCGGAGGAGCGCTACCGTCAATGCAGCGCTTCGATCGAAATCACTTGTTAGAGCGCCGGCAGTCTGCGGCAAAAGGAAGCCACTTGGCTGCTCATTCGGCGTTTAGGGCGGCGCGACCCGTAACGGCCTACTGTAGTGAAAGAGGCTCCGCCGGCGGTTTCGATAACTGAAGTCGCGAGTTGACCCGATACTGACCTTTGGTCCCCTCACTCGGAACGTCAGCATGTACCTCGAATCGACCCTCCGCAGCCGCGCGGACGATCTCCCGACAGCGGCGCGCGGGATGTTTGGCGCGGCTAAGTTTCGCGCTCGCAACGAACGCAGATTGGGCGTATGGTCGCATATCGTCGGTTGCTAATGCACTAGCCCGCGACTGAGAGCGCAAGACTCCCGCATTGGACTGGGCGCGCTCCACTGAAGACAGCTCGCGCGCTCACGAGACGAACTGCCTCTGTCGGAACCTCTTTTGCCCGGTTCCGAATGGAATTGCCCTGCAGTTCACGAGAGGGGAGCGATGCCATGCACATCGTCCAGAACCGCCGCCATTTCCTGGCCGGCGCTGCGGCAGCCGGCGCAGCGGGCCTAATCGGCGCAACGGGGGCCTGGGCCGAGCCACTGCCGGAAACGACCTCCGTCCGCCTGCCGCGGTGGATCAATGGCGCCTACTGCTGGGCCGGCCTGTACCTTGCAGGAGAACTGCTGCGAGCGGACGGCTTCACCGACGTTCGCTACATACAGGGCGACCCCAAGCTCGATCAGTCGGTGTGGATCGCGATCGGCGAGACAGATTTCAGCATCAACTATGTGCCGGTTCACGTCAGGTCGATCGATGCCGGCGTGCCCATCAGGGTGCTCGGCGGCCTGCATGTCGGGTGCCTCGAGTTGCTTGCCAATGACAGGGTCAAGACGATCACGGATCTCAAAGGCAAGCGGGTTGGCGTACATGACCTGGATGCGCCGTCATACGTGTTGGTCGCCCTGATGGCGGCCTATGTGGGGCTCGATCCCGCCAATGACATCGACTGGGTGATCGAGCCCGACAAGCCGACGAAGGCATTCGCCGACGGAAAGTTCGATGCATACCTCTTTACGTCGCCGCAAGTGGCTGAGCTGCGCATCAGGAATATCGGTCACACAATTCTCAATTCGACCCTCGACCGCCCCTGGTCCCAGCATTTTTGCTGCATGATCTCGGCTAGCGCCGAATACGTGGACAAACATCCGGTGGCGACCAAGCGCGTTCTGAGGGCCATCGTGAAGGGAGCCGACCTTTGCGCGTCCGATCCGTCATGGACCGCAGGGCGGCTGGTGGAGCGAGGCTTCGTGCCGAGCTACGAGATTGCGCTGCAAACGCTGAAGGACACCCGCTACGACGTCTGGCGGGACTATGATCCCGAGGCGTCGATCCGCTTCTACGCGCTCCGAATGGCAGAGACGGGCATGATCAAATCCAGCCCCCAGGCCATCATCAACAAGGGCACGGATTGGCGGTTCCTCGATGAACTAAAGCGTGAGTTGAAGACGTAAACCACATCCACGGGGAGACGCTCATGCATATCATCCAGAACCGCCGCCATTTCCTCGCCGGCACCGCGGCGGTGGGCGCCGCGAGCTTCCTGGGTACCGCACCTGAGGCCAGGGCCGAGGCACCCCTGGAAACAACTTCGGTCCGGCTGCCCCGCTGGGTCGGCGCTTCCTATTGCTGGGCGGGCGCATACATCGCCGGGGAACTGATGCGCGCAGATGGCTTCACCGACGTTCGCTACATAGAGGGCGACAGGAGCCTGGACCAATCGGAGTGGATCGCACGCGGTGAGACGGACTTCTCGGTGAACTTTCCACCGAAGCAGATCGCCTCGATCGACGCCGGAGTCCCGATAAAAGTGCTGACCGGATTGCATTCGGGATGCCTCGAATTGATCGCCAATGAAAGCATCCGCAGCGTTTCGGATTTGCGGGGCAAGAGGGTGGGCGTGGACGGCTTCAACAACTCGCGACACGTGTGGCTCACTCTCATGGCCAACTATGTCGGGCTCGATCCCGCAAATGACATCCATTGGGTTATGACCGGGGACTTCAAGCCGACGGAACTCTTCGTCCAGGGGAAGATCGACGCATTCCTCGGGACGCCGCCCCAGCCGCAGGAGCTGCGTGCCAGGGGGATCGGCCACACGATCCTCAACAATGCGGTCGACCGGCCGTGGTCGCAGTATTTCTGCTGCATGATCTCGGCGACGACCGACTATGTGAACAGCTACCCGGTGGCGACCAAGCGGGTCCTGCGAGCCATCCTCAAGGCCGCGGACCTGTGCACCTCGGATCCGCAGGTGGTGGCGATGCAGATGGTCGATCGCGATTTCGTTCCGTCGTACGACTACGCGCTCCAGACGCTGCAGGATATCCGGTACGACCGCTGGCGCGATTTCGATCCTGAAGACTCGTTGCGGTTCTACGCCCTGCGCATGCAGGAGACGGGCATGATCAAATCTGGCCCGCAGGAGATCATCGCCAACGGAACCGACTGGAACTTCCTTAACGAGCTGAAGCACGAGTTGAAAACCTGATCCCATTTCTCTCGAAGGGAGGCGTCGACATGCAAACCATCCAGAGTCGCCGGCGCTTTCTGGCTGGCCTTTCGGCAGCCGGTGCCTTGAGTCTCGCTCGGCCTCAGCAATCGCTCGCCTCAGAGCCGCCGCCGGAAACGACTAGTGTCCGTCTTGCAAAGATCAGGGGCATCTGCATCGCGCCTCAATATGTTGCCGAGCAGCTGTTGCATGCGGAAGGCTTCACCGAGGTTCACTATGTGATGACTGAGGCAGCCACGGGGCAATCTGACGCGGTCGCGAGTGGTCAGGTGGACTTTACTTTGAACTTCGCGGCGCCGCTTGTCGTGACGTTGGATGCAGGGGGTCCGATCAAGGTCTTGGCCGGCGTGCACCCTGGCTGCTTTGAGCTGTTCGGGAACGAGAATATCCGCGGGATTAAAGACCTGAAGGGCAGGAGTGTCGGCGTCCAGGCCTTAGGCTCGAGTCCGCATGTATTTTTGACGGGCATGGCGGCCTATGTCGGGCTGGATCCAATGAAGGACATAAACTGGGTTACCAGCCCGACCATCAAACCAATGACGCTCTTCGCGCGCGGGGAAATCGACGCGTTCCTCGGCTTTCCGCCGGAGCCTCAAGAATTGCGTGCACGAAACGTCGGTCACGTCGTGATCAACAGCTCCGTCGATCGTCCCTGGTCCCAATATTTTTGCTGCATGCTGGCCGGCAACGCCGACTTCGTTCACAGCAACCCGGTCGCGACCAAGCGCGTGCTCCGCGCCATTTTGAAAGCGGCGGACCTTTGTGTTGCTGAGCCGGAGAGCGTCGCGCGACAGATCGTCGATGACGGATTCACGGCCAACTACGACTATGCTCTCCAGACGATGACGGACGTGCCTTACAACAAGTGGCGTGAATATGATCCGGAAGACACGATCAGATTCTACGCGCTGCGGCTTCAGGAGGCCGGCATGATCGGGTCGGGTCCCCAGAAGATCATCGCCGACGGTACCGACTGGCGGTTCTTCGAAGAGCTGAAGCGAGAGCTGAAGATATGAGCAACTGGCACGTATGTGGCCCAAGGCCGCCATGCCGGCATGGCCGACGCTCGGGCCCGCGCACGACATAGCATCCAGGGTCAGCGCTCTCGGCGTCAAACTGGCCAGCAGTTGGAAGGGAGGTTCCGATGCGTATCCTATGCCCCGGACGGTTCAACCGACGCAGCTTCCTGCATGGGATGACGATGGCGGGGACAGCCGGGCTCCTGGGCTGGCCCCACCCCAGCCGGGCCGCTGCCGAGCCGCCGCCTGAGACGACGCGGATCCGGCTCGTCCGGATTCCCAGCATCTGTCAGGCCCCCCAGTACGTAGCCGAGGAACTGCTGCGCAGCGAAGGGTTCACCGACGTGCAGTATATCCAACGAGAGGGGACCGCGGACATTGCACCGGCCCTCGCCTCCGGTGAAGCCGACCTCAACAATCATTTCGCCGCCCCGCTCCTTCTCCGCCTGGAGGCGGGGGATCCCATCGTCATCCTGGGAGGACTCCACGTCGGCTGCTTTGAGCTGTTCGGGAACGATCGCGTCCAGTCGATCCGCGACCTCAAGGGCAAGACCGTGGCCGTGCCGTCGCGAGATTCCAGCCGATACGTCTTTCTCGCCGCTATGACGGCGTACGTGGGCCTCGACCTCCATAAGGACATAAATTTCGTCACGCATCCGGGACCCGAGTCTGTCCGGCTCCTGAGTGAGGGGAAGATCGATGCCTACCTGGGCTTTCCCCCCGAACCGCAAGAGATGCGGGAACGGCGGATCGGGCATGTGGTGATCAGCAGCACCATCGACCGGCCCTGGTCGCAATACTTCTGCTGCATGCTGGCTGGAAACCGGGAGTTCGTCCGCACAAATCCGGTGGCCACCAAACGCGCGCTGCGTGCCATCCTGAAAGCGGCGGATTTCTGCGCCAGCAAGCCCGAACTGTCCGCGCAGCTCTTGGTGGAACAGGGCTACACCAAGCGCTATGATCATGCCCTCCAGGCGATAAAGGCGATCCCCTACGCTTGGCGCGAGTATAGCGCCGAGGACACGCTGCGCTTCTACGCCTTGCGCCTCCACGAGGTCGGGATGCTCAAGAGCACCCCCCAACAGCTCCT is a window encoding:
- a CDS encoding MaoC family dehydratase — encoded protein: MSTETKDGWVGVVKGRPQVGAFAERTRRTRMSDIEAFTEITGDRNPLHYDRALAEKSVFGKLIVQGGVTSGILNALVAEDLPGPGTVFLEVAWKFLKAVGVDEEITGRVEVKEVRPDKPICKIETSVRNGQGELCLTGTATVFTVPLQGA
- a CDS encoding MFS transporter, with protein sequence MTAVSGNPLGMAADGGRWRVLSLLCLAVVLSLTTWFSATAILPELTQELALGAGEEAWLTNGVQVGFVIGALAASLVNLPDLVRLSRLMAAAALAAALANASLLLHPGPGGVIAARIITGMALAGVYPPALKLVATWFTRDRGLALGAVIGALTIGSALPHLFRAVSTSFDWRPVVAAASLATAIGALLFLLFAREGPYPFGKAVFEPSRIGQVFRERPLLLANLGYLGHMWELYAMWAWLLAYTRAAFEAQAIGSVAAASLSTFFVVASGILGCLLGGYLSDRIGRTATTAGMMIVSGSCALLMGFLFAGPLWLFMLVAVVWGISVIGDSAQFSAAVTELGDRRFVGTALSVQLGLGFALTVLAIWLTPRFADFIGGWRWAFLLLVPGPLMGAAAMLWLRNLPESVKMAGGLR
- a CDS encoding GntR family transcriptional regulator, giving the protein MEQMTRMRGRPRYDQEDAAAAEAFRSIGSKVQLNRDEAAPLWVQLRNQVEEAINTGLLAANSRIPSEQALCDFFGVSRPVVRAAIGSLSNEGRIIKMPRKGMFVAAPREHVDFMTANLGVFDDLTAKGHKVSTRTIEVYRCPPSAKESSVFGIPANGSVVRISRVYMTDGTPITMTRISLPGHRVPGLENILSENQSIFGTIRAVFGLTVKRADRWLRAALPTKEEAEQMGVAANTPLIEIESIAYDADGAALEYYEAFYNSSVARIHMAVEQPSATVNGVDRT
- a CDS encoding ABC transporter substrate-binding protein; its protein translation is MHIVQNRRHFLAGAAAAGAAGLIGATGAWAEPLPETTSVRLPRWINGAYCWAGLYLAGELLRADGFTDVRYIQGDPKLDQSVWIAIGETDFSINYVPVHVRSIDAGVPIRVLGGLHVGCLELLANDRVKTITDLKGKRVGVHDLDAPSYVLVALMAAYVGLDPANDIDWVIEPDKPTKAFADGKFDAYLFTSPQVAELRIRNIGHTILNSTLDRPWSQHFCCMISASAEYVDKHPVATKRVLRAIVKGADLCASDPSWTAGRLVERGFVPSYEIALQTLKDTRYDVWRDYDPEASIRFYALRMAETGMIKSSPQAIINKGTDWRFLDELKRELKT
- a CDS encoding ABC transporter substrate-binding protein, whose amino-acid sequence is MHIIQNRRHFLAGTAAVGAASFLGTAPEARAEAPLETTSVRLPRWVGASYCWAGAYIAGELMRADGFTDVRYIEGDRSLDQSEWIARGETDFSVNFPPKQIASIDAGVPIKVLTGLHSGCLELIANESIRSVSDLRGKRVGVDGFNNSRHVWLTLMANYVGLDPANDIHWVMTGDFKPTELFVQGKIDAFLGTPPQPQELRARGIGHTILNNAVDRPWSQYFCCMISATTDYVNSYPVATKRVLRAILKAADLCTSDPQVVAMQMVDRDFVPSYDYALQTLQDIRYDRWRDFDPEDSLRFYALRMQETGMIKSGPQEIIANGTDWNFLNELKHELKT
- a CDS encoding ABC transporter substrate-binding protein; this translates as MQTIQSRRRFLAGLSAAGALSLARPQQSLASEPPPETTSVRLAKIRGICIAPQYVAEQLLHAEGFTEVHYVMTEAATGQSDAVASGQVDFTLNFAAPLVVTLDAGGPIKVLAGVHPGCFELFGNENIRGIKDLKGRSVGVQALGSSPHVFLTGMAAYVGLDPMKDINWVTSPTIKPMTLFARGEIDAFLGFPPEPQELRARNVGHVVINSSVDRPWSQYFCCMLAGNADFVHSNPVATKRVLRAILKAADLCVAEPESVARQIVDDGFTANYDYALQTMTDVPYNKWREYDPEDTIRFYALRLQEAGMIGSGPQKIIADGTDWRFFEELKRELKI
- a CDS encoding ABC transporter substrate-binding protein — protein: MRILCPGRFNRRSFLHGMTMAGTAGLLGWPHPSRAAAEPPPETTRIRLVRIPSICQAPQYVAEELLRSEGFTDVQYIQREGTADIAPALASGEADLNNHFAAPLLLRLEAGDPIVILGGLHVGCFELFGNDRVQSIRDLKGKTVAVPSRDSSRYVFLAAMTAYVGLDLHKDINFVTHPGPESVRLLSEGKIDAYLGFPPEPQEMRERRIGHVVISSTIDRPWSQYFCCMLAGNREFVRTNPVATKRALRAILKAADFCASKPELSAQLLVEQGYTKRYDHALQAIKAIPYAWREYSAEDTLRFYALRLHEVGMLKSTPQQLLAQGTDWRFLDELKLELRT